A genome region from Hevea brasiliensis isolate MT/VB/25A 57/8 chromosome 7, ASM3005281v1, whole genome shotgun sequence includes the following:
- the LOC110671071 gene encoding protein DA1-related 1 isoform X2: MGWLKKIFKGSSYKGHYHEKYGEDRHWDEPRRSVDDLSDFDREEIDCAIALSLSEVDKKGKKVIEEEDDSSCHSDEDEKRARAEEDERRARAEEDERRARAEEDDRRVRAEEDEKRLRAQLEEDEQLAKALQDSIVESPPRHDFGNTFSPFPFLFSSGHRICAGCNAEIGHGRFLSCMGAVWHPECFRCNACNQPITDYEFSMSGNRPYHKSCYKERHHPRCDVCNNYIPTNSSGLIEYRAHPFWLQKYCPSHEHDGTPRCCSCERMESRDTRYLSLDDGRKLCLECLDSAIMDTHECQPLYFEIREFYEGLNMKVQQEIPLLLVERQALNEAMEGEKNGHHHLPETRGLCLSEEHIITTVSRRPRIGAGYRFIDLITEPYRLNRECEVTAILILYGLPRLLTGSILAHEMMHAWLRLKGYPSLRPEVEEGICQVLAHMWLDSEIYSSSGSDGASSSSAGSSSSSPSSSSPSSASSKKGKRSDFEKKLGEYFKHQIESDTSSAYGEGFRLGNKAVGKYGLWSTLEHIRLTGTFPV; the protein is encoded by the exons ATGGGTTggctaaaaaaaattttcaaaggcTCTAGCTATAAAGGGCATTACCATGAGAAGTATGGAGAAGATAGACACTGGGATGAGCCTCGCCGTTCAGTG GATGATTTATCAGATTTTGATAGAGAAGAGATTGACTGTGCTATTGCACTTTCTCTTTCAGAAGTAGATAAAAAAGGAAAGAAGGTTATTG aggaagaagatgatagtTCCTGCCATTCAGATGAAGATGAAAAGCGTGCAAGAGCTGAGGAAGATGAAAGGCGGGCAAGAGCAGAAGAAGATGAAAGGAGGGCGAGAGCTGAGGAAGATGACAGGCGTGTGAGAGCTGAGGAAGATGAAAAGCGTTTGAGAGCTCAACTGGAGGAAGATGAACAACTCGCTAAAGCTCTTCAAGATTCAATTGTGGAGTCACCTCCTCGACATGATTTTGGAAATACATTTTCACCTTTTCCATTTCTCTTTTCATCTGGTCACAG GATTTGTGCTGGGTGCAATGCTGAAATTGGTCATGGAAGATTTCTTAGTTGCATGGGTGCTGTTTGGCATCCTGAATGTTTCCGTTGCAATGCTTGCAATCAGCCAATTACTGATTATGAG TTTTCTATGTCCGGGAATCGTCCTTACCACAAATCATGCTATAAGGAACGTCATCATCCAAGATGTGATGTCTGCAACAACTAT ATCCCAACAAATTCATCTGGTCTCATCGAGTATAGGGCACATCCTTTCTGGCTACAAAAATATTGCCCTTCACATGAGCACGATGGAACTCCTCGGTGCTGCAGTTGTGAAAGAATGGAG TCCAGAGACACAAGATATCTATCCCTTGATGATGGTCGAAAGCTATGTCTTGAGTGCCTTGACTCTGCAATAATGGATACTCATGAATGCCAACCTCTTTACTTTGAGATACGAGAATTTTATGAAGGTTTGAATATGAAGGTGCAACAGGAAATTCCTTTACTTTTGGTCGAGAGACAAGCTTTGAATGAGGCTATGGAGGGAGAAAAGAAT GGTCATCATCACTTACCTGAGACGAGAGGACTGTGCTTATCAGAAGAGCACATTATCACCACT GTTTCAAGGAGGCCTAGGATTGGAGCAGGCTATCGGTTTATAGACCTAATAACTGAGCCTTATAGGCTAAACCGTGAGTGTGAAGTGACTGCAATCCTCATTTTGTATGGCCTTCCCAG GTTGCTGACAGGTTCAATCCTGGCTCATGAGATGATGCATGCGTGGCTTCGGCTTAAAG GTTATCCAAGCCTACGTCCAGAGGTTGAAGAAGGTATATGCCAAGTGCTGGCACATATGTGGTTGGATTCTGAAATCTACTCTAGTTCTGGAAGCGATGGTGCTTCATCATCGTCAGCAGGTTCATCGTcatcatcaccatcatcatcatcaccttCTTCTGCATCATCAAAGAAGGGAAAGAGGTCCGACTTCGAGAAGAAACTTGGTGAATATTTTAAGCACCAGATCGAGTCAGATACATCATCAGCCTATGGAGAGGGATTCAGGCTGGGTAACAAGGCAGTGGGGAAATATGGCCTCTGGAGTACCCTTGAACATATTCGGTTGACCGGAACCTTTCCTGTCTGA
- the LOC110671071 gene encoding protein DA1-related 1 isoform X1, giving the protein MGWLKKIFKGSSYKGHYHEKYGEDRHWDEPRRSVDDLSDFDREEIDCAIALSLSEVDKKGKKVIAEEEDDSSCHSDEDEKRARAEEDERRARAEEDERRARAEEDDRRVRAEEDEKRLRAQLEEDEQLAKALQDSIVESPPRHDFGNTFSPFPFLFSSGHRICAGCNAEIGHGRFLSCMGAVWHPECFRCNACNQPITDYEFSMSGNRPYHKSCYKERHHPRCDVCNNYIPTNSSGLIEYRAHPFWLQKYCPSHEHDGTPRCCSCERMESRDTRYLSLDDGRKLCLECLDSAIMDTHECQPLYFEIREFYEGLNMKVQQEIPLLLVERQALNEAMEGEKNGHHHLPETRGLCLSEEHIITTVSRRPRIGAGYRFIDLITEPYRLNRECEVTAILILYGLPRLLTGSILAHEMMHAWLRLKGYPSLRPEVEEGICQVLAHMWLDSEIYSSSGSDGASSSSAGSSSSSPSSSSPSSASSKKGKRSDFEKKLGEYFKHQIESDTSSAYGEGFRLGNKAVGKYGLWSTLEHIRLTGTFPV; this is encoded by the exons ATGGGTTggctaaaaaaaattttcaaaggcTCTAGCTATAAAGGGCATTACCATGAGAAGTATGGAGAAGATAGACACTGGGATGAGCCTCGCCGTTCAGTG GATGATTTATCAGATTTTGATAGAGAAGAGATTGACTGTGCTATTGCACTTTCTCTTTCAGAAGTAGATAAAAAAGGAAAGAAGGTTATTG cagaggaagaagatgatagtTCCTGCCATTCAGATGAAGATGAAAAGCGTGCAAGAGCTGAGGAAGATGAAAGGCGGGCAAGAGCAGAAGAAGATGAAAGGAGGGCGAGAGCTGAGGAAGATGACAGGCGTGTGAGAGCTGAGGAAGATGAAAAGCGTTTGAGAGCTCAACTGGAGGAAGATGAACAACTCGCTAAAGCTCTTCAAGATTCAATTGTGGAGTCACCTCCTCGACATGATTTTGGAAATACATTTTCACCTTTTCCATTTCTCTTTTCATCTGGTCACAG GATTTGTGCTGGGTGCAATGCTGAAATTGGTCATGGAAGATTTCTTAGTTGCATGGGTGCTGTTTGGCATCCTGAATGTTTCCGTTGCAATGCTTGCAATCAGCCAATTACTGATTATGAG TTTTCTATGTCCGGGAATCGTCCTTACCACAAATCATGCTATAAGGAACGTCATCATCCAAGATGTGATGTCTGCAACAACTAT ATCCCAACAAATTCATCTGGTCTCATCGAGTATAGGGCACATCCTTTCTGGCTACAAAAATATTGCCCTTCACATGAGCACGATGGAACTCCTCGGTGCTGCAGTTGTGAAAGAATGGAG TCCAGAGACACAAGATATCTATCCCTTGATGATGGTCGAAAGCTATGTCTTGAGTGCCTTGACTCTGCAATAATGGATACTCATGAATGCCAACCTCTTTACTTTGAGATACGAGAATTTTATGAAGGTTTGAATATGAAGGTGCAACAGGAAATTCCTTTACTTTTGGTCGAGAGACAAGCTTTGAATGAGGCTATGGAGGGAGAAAAGAAT GGTCATCATCACTTACCTGAGACGAGAGGACTGTGCTTATCAGAAGAGCACATTATCACCACT GTTTCAAGGAGGCCTAGGATTGGAGCAGGCTATCGGTTTATAGACCTAATAACTGAGCCTTATAGGCTAAACCGTGAGTGTGAAGTGACTGCAATCCTCATTTTGTATGGCCTTCCCAG GTTGCTGACAGGTTCAATCCTGGCTCATGAGATGATGCATGCGTGGCTTCGGCTTAAAG GTTATCCAAGCCTACGTCCAGAGGTTGAAGAAGGTATATGCCAAGTGCTGGCACATATGTGGTTGGATTCTGAAATCTACTCTAGTTCTGGAAGCGATGGTGCTTCATCATCGTCAGCAGGTTCATCGTcatcatcaccatcatcatcatcaccttCTTCTGCATCATCAAAGAAGGGAAAGAGGTCCGACTTCGAGAAGAAACTTGGTGAATATTTTAAGCACCAGATCGAGTCAGATACATCATCAGCCTATGGAGAGGGATTCAGGCTGGGTAACAAGGCAGTGGGGAAATATGGCCTCTGGAGTACCCTTGAACATATTCGGTTGACCGGAACCTTTCCTGTCTGA